A single window of Streptomyces griseoviridis DNA harbors:
- the rimP gene encoding ribosome maturation factor RimP, with the protein MSTTQSERLRALLEPLVGSQGLDLEEVAVDSVGRKRVLRVVVDSDDGADLDRIADVSRALSAKLDETDAMGDGEYTLEVGTPGAERLLEEHRHYRRAVDRLVKFQLTDGAELVARILAVDPDDDALDVEVPGVKGRKPTARRLALADIDKARVQVEFNRKDKNDNDDKEEEA; encoded by the coding sequence ATGAGCACCACCCAGAGCGAGAGGCTGCGAGCACTGCTGGAACCGCTCGTCGGCTCCCAGGGACTGGATCTCGAAGAGGTCGCGGTGGACTCGGTCGGGCGCAAGCGGGTGCTGCGGGTGGTCGTCGACTCGGACGACGGCGCGGACCTCGACCGGATCGCCGATGTGAGCCGCGCGCTCTCGGCGAAGCTCGACGAGACCGACGCGATGGGCGACGGCGAGTACACGCTGGAGGTCGGCACCCCGGGCGCGGAGCGGCTCCTCGAGGAGCACCGCCACTACCGGCGCGCCGTGGACCGACTGGTGAAGTTCCAACTGACCGACGGCGCCGAGCTGGTGGCCAGGATCCTGGCCGTCGACCCCGACGACGACGCGCTCGACGTCGAGGTGCCCGGCGTGAAGGGGCGCAAGCCCACCGCCAGGCGCCTCGCCCTCGCGGACATCGACAAGGCACGCGTGCAGGTCGAGTTCAACCGCAAGGACAAGAACGACAACGACGACAAGGAAGAGGAGGCGTAG
- the nusA gene encoding transcription termination factor NusA, translating into MDIDMSALRGLVREKEISFDLLVEAIESALLIAYHRTEGSRRRARVELNRDSGHVTVWAKEDPEDLEEDQQPREFDDTPSDFGRIAATTAKQVILQRLRDAQDDATLGEYAGREGDIVMGVVQQGRDPKNVLVDIGKLEAILPVQEQVPGETYQHGMRLRSYVVRVAKGVRGPSVTLSRTHPNLVKKLFALEVPEIADGSVEISAIAREAGHRTKIAVRSTRSGLNAKGACIGPMGGRVRNVMGELNGEKIDIVDWSDDPAEMVANALSPARVSKVEVVDLAARSARVTVPDYQLSLAIGKEGQNARLAARLTGWRIDIRPDTEEQDQSED; encoded by the coding sequence GTGGACATCGACATGAGCGCCCTGCGGGGCTTGGTGCGGGAGAAGGAGATCTCCTTCGACCTGTTGGTCGAGGCGATCGAGTCCGCCCTCCTCATCGCCTACCACCGCACCGAAGGAAGCCGCCGCCGCGCGCGCGTGGAGCTCAACCGGGACAGCGGGCACGTCACCGTGTGGGCGAAGGAGGACCCCGAGGACCTGGAGGAGGACCAGCAGCCGCGCGAGTTCGACGACACCCCGTCGGACTTCGGCCGCATCGCCGCGACCACCGCCAAGCAGGTCATCCTCCAGCGGCTGCGCGACGCCCAGGACGACGCGACGCTCGGTGAGTACGCCGGCCGCGAGGGCGACATCGTGATGGGTGTCGTCCAGCAGGGCCGCGACCCGAAGAACGTGCTGGTCGACATCGGCAAGCTGGAGGCCATCCTGCCGGTGCAGGAGCAGGTGCCGGGCGAGACCTACCAGCACGGCATGCGGCTGCGCTCGTACGTCGTCCGGGTGGCGAAGGGCGTGCGCGGCCCGTCGGTGACCCTCTCGCGCACACATCCCAATCTGGTGAAGAAACTGTTCGCCCTCGAGGTGCCCGAGATCGCCGACGGCTCCGTCGAGATCTCCGCCATCGCCCGCGAGGCCGGCCACCGCACCAAGATCGCGGTCCGCTCCACCCGGTCGGGGCTGAACGCCAAGGGCGCGTGCATCGGCCCGATGGGCGGCCGGGTGCGCAACGTGATGGGCGAGCTGAACGGCGAGAAGATCGACATCGTCGACTGGTCGGACGACCCGGCCGAGATGGTCGCCAACGCGCTCTCCCCGGCCCGCGTCTCCAAGGTCGAGGTGGTGGACCTCGCCGCCCGCTCCGCGCGGGTGACGGTCCCCGACTACCAGCTCTCCCTGGCCATCGGCAAGGAGGGCCAGAACGCCCGGCTCGCCGCCCGGCTCACCGGCTGGCGGATCGACATCAGGCCGGACACCGAGGAGCAGGACCAGTCCGAGGACTAG
- a CDS encoding YlxR family protein — translation MSGRTRARACPERTCVGCRQRAAKQDLLRIVAVEGECLPDHRGTLPGRGAYSHLALVCLDQAVRRRAFPRALRAPGTLDTKALRRYVEQATVAEQATP, via the coding sequence GTGTCTGGCCGGACGCGAGCCCGCGCATGCCCTGAACGCACCTGTGTGGGGTGCAGGCAGCGAGCGGCCAAGCAGGATCTACTGCGCATCGTGGCGGTCGAGGGTGAGTGTCTCCCCGATCATCGCGGTACGCTGCCCGGCCGGGGTGCCTACTCGCACCTCGCCCTGGTCTGTCTCGACCAGGCGGTACGCCGCCGGGCGTTCCCGCGGGCACTGCGCGCACCGGGAACGCTCGACACAAAGGCGTTGCGCCGATACGTCGAGCAGGCAACCGTCGCCGAGCAGGCGACACCGTAA
- the infB gene encoding translation initiation factor IF-2, protein MAKVRVYELAKEFGVESKVVMAKLQELGEFVRSASSTIEAPVVRKLTDAFQGGNGKSAGKPAPRKAAPRPAAPQAQAARPAAPRPPAPPRSETAQQPSAPAASAPAPGPRPTPGPKPAPRPAPAAPTTPEFTAPPSAPAPAPAAQQGQQGQQAPRPGARPGPASPKPSGGRPAPSGQGQSRPGGQGAPRSGGQGGARPGARPAGPRPGNNPFTSSGSTGMSRPQSPRPQGGQRPGGPGAPGAGPRPQAPGGQGGGPRPQAPGGAARPSPSGMPRPQGGPRPGGGPGGPRPNPGMMPQRPAAGPRPGGGPGGGRGPGGAGRPGGAGAGRPGGGGFAGRPGGGAGGARPGGGGGFAGRPGGGGPGGGGGFGGGGGRPGFGGRPGGPGGRGGTQGAFGRPGGPARRGRKSKRQRRQEYEAMQAPSVGGVMLPRGNGEAIRLSRGASLTDFAEKINANPASLVAVMMNLGEMVTATQSVSDETLQLLAGEMNYTVQIVSPEEEDRELLESFDIEFGEDEGGEEDLVVRPPVVTVMGHVDHGKTRLLDAIRKTNVIAGEAGGITQHIGAYQVATEVNAEERKITFIDTPGHEAFTAMRARGARSTDIAILVVAANDGVMPQTVEALNHAKAAEVPIVVAVNKIDVEGADPTKVRGQLTEYGLVAEEYGGDTMFVDISAKQGLHIDSLLEAVVLTADASLDLRANPHQDAQGISIESRLDRGRGAVSTVLVQRGTLRVGDTMVVGDAYGRVRAMLDDNGNNVAEAGPSTPVQVLGLTNVPGAGDNFLVVDEDRTARQIAEKRAARERNAAFAKRTRRVSLEDLDKVLKAGEVQQLNLIIKGDASGSVEALESSLLQLDVGEEVDIRVLHRGVGAVTESDIDLAMGSDAIVIGFNVRAAGRAAQMAEREGVDVRYYSVIYQAIEEIEAALKGMLKPEFEEVELGTAEIREVFKSSKLGNIAGVLIRSGEVKRNTKARLVRDGKVIAENLNIEGLRRFKDDVTEIREGFEGGINLGNFNDIKVDDVIATYEMREKPRV, encoded by the coding sequence GTGGCTAAGGTCCGGGTCTACGAACTCGCCAAGGAGTTCGGCGTGGAGAGCAAGGTCGTCATGGCCAAGCTCCAGGAACTCGGTGAATTCGTCCGTTCGGCGTCTTCGACGATCGAAGCGCCCGTAGTACGCAAGCTGACCGACGCCTTCCAGGGCGGCAACGGCAAGTCCGCCGGCAAGCCCGCCCCGCGCAAGGCCGCCCCCAGGCCCGCCGCGCCCCAGGCGCAGGCGGCACGTCCGGCTGCCCCCAGGCCGCCGGCCCCGCCCCGGTCCGAGACGGCGCAGCAGCCGTCCGCCCCGGCGGCGTCCGCACCCGCTCCGGGTCCGCGGCCCACGCCTGGCCCCAAGCCGGCGCCGCGTCCGGCCCCGGCCGCGCCCACCACGCCGGAGTTCACCGCTCCGCCGTCGGCGCCGGCCCCGGCACCCGCGGCTCAGCAGGGTCAGCAGGGACAGCAGGCTCCGCGCCCCGGCGCGCGTCCCGGCCCCGCCTCCCCGAAGCCCAGCGGCGGCCGTCCCGCGCCGTCGGGTCAGGGCCAGTCCCGCCCCGGCGGCCAGGGCGCTCCGCGCTCCGGTGGTCAGGGCGGTGCGCGTCCCGGTGCCCGTCCGGCCGGTCCGCGTCCGGGTAACAACCCCTTCACCTCAAGCGGCTCGACGGGCATGTCCCGTCCGCAGTCGCCCCGTCCGCAGGGCGGCCAGCGTCCCGGCGGTCCCGGTGCCCCCGGCGCCGGTCCCCGCCCGCAGGCACCCGGTGGCCAGGGCGGCGGTCCGCGTCCGCAGGCTCCCGGTGGCGCGGCTCGTCCGAGCCCGTCCGGCATGCCCCGTCCGCAGGGCGGTCCCCGTCCCGGTGGCGGCCCCGGCGGCCCCCGTCCCAACCCGGGCATGATGCCGCAGCGTCCCGCTGCGGGTCCGCGCCCCGGCGGTGGTCCCGGTGGCGGTCGCGGTCCCGGCGGTGCCGGTCGTCCCGGCGGTGCCGGTGCCGGTCGTCCGGGTGGCGGCGGCTTCGCCGGCCGTCCCGGTGGCGGCGCCGGTGGTGCCCGTCCGGGTGGCGGCGGCGGTTTCGCCGGTCGTCCCGGTGGCGGTGGCCCCGGTGGCGGCGGCGGCTTCGGTGGCGGCGGTGGCCGTCCCGGTTTCGGTGGCCGTCCCGGTGGTCCGGGTGGTCGTGGTGGCACGCAGGGCGCCTTCGGCCGTCCCGGCGGTCCCGCGCGCCGTGGTCGCAAGTCGAAGCGGCAGAGGCGCCAGGAGTACGAGGCCATGCAGGCCCCGTCGGTCGGCGGCGTGATGCTGCCTCGCGGCAACGGCGAAGCCATTCGCCTGTCGCGCGGTGCGTCGCTCACCGACTTCGCGGAGAAGATCAACGCCAACCCGGCGTCGCTCGTCGCGGTCATGATGAACCTCGGCGAGATGGTCACGGCCACGCAGTCCGTCTCCGACGAGACGCTCCAGCTCCTCGCGGGCGAGATGAACTACACGGTTCAGATCGTCAGCCCGGAGGAGGAGGACCGCGAGCTGCTCGAGTCCTTCGACATCGAGTTCGGCGAGGACGAGGGCGGCGAGGAGGACCTCGTGGTCCGTCCGCCGGTCGTCACCGTCATGGGTCACGTCGACCACGGCAAGACCCGACTGCTCGACGCGATCCGCAAGACGAACGTCATCGCGGGCGAGGCCGGCGGCATCACCCAGCACATCGGTGCCTACCAGGTCGCGACCGAGGTCAACGCCGAGGAACGCAAGATCACGTTCATCGACACCCCGGGTCACGAGGCGTTCACCGCCATGCGTGCCCGTGGTGCCCGGTCGACGGACATCGCGATCCTCGTCGTCGCCGCCAACGACGGCGTCATGCCCCAGACGGTCGAGGCGCTCAACCACGCCAAGGCCGCCGAGGTCCCGATCGTCGTCGCGGTCAACAAGATCGACGTCGAGGGCGCCGACCCGACCAAGGTGCGCGGCCAGCTCACCGAATACGGTCTGGTGGCCGAGGAGTACGGCGGCGACACCATGTTCGTCGACATCTCCGCCAAGCAGGGTCTGCACATCGACTCCCTGCTGGAGGCCGTGGTCCTCACCGCGGACGCCTCGCTCGACCTGCGTGCCAACCCGCACCAGGACGCGCAGGGCATCTCGATCGAGTCCCGGCTCGACCGCGGCCGAGGCGCCGTCTCCACGGTCCTCGTCCAGCGCGGAACGCTGCGGGTCGGCGACACGATGGTCGTGGGCGACGCCTACGGCCGAGTGCGCGCCATGCTCGACGACAACGGCAACAACGTCGCTGAGGCGGGTCCGTCGACGCCGGTCCAGGTCCTGGGCCTGACCAACGTCCCGGGCGCGGGCGACAACTTCCTCGTCGTCGACGAGGACCGCACCGCCCGTCAGATCGCCGAGAAGCGGGCCGCCCGCGAGCGCAACGCCGCGTTCGCGAAGCGCACCCGCCGCGTCTCCCTCGAGGACCTGGACAAGGTGCTCAAGGCCGGCGAGGTCCAGCAGCTGAACCTGATCATCAAGGGTGACGCGTCTGGTTCCGTCGAGGCTCTCGAGTCCTCCCTGCTCCAGCTCGACGTCGGCGAAGAGGTCGACATCCGGGTCCTGCACCGCGGCGTCGGTGCGGTCACGGAGTCGGACATCGACCTGGCGATGGGCTCGGACGCCATCGTGATCGGCTTCAACGTCCGTGCGGCCGGTCGTGCCGCGCAGATGGCCGAGCGCGAAGGCGTGGACGTCCGCTACTACTCGGTCATCTACCAGGCGATCGAGGAGATCGAGGCGGCCCTCAAGGGCATGCTCAAGCCGGAGTTCGAAGAGGTCGAGCTGGGCACGGCGGAGATCCGCGAGGTCTTCAAGTCGTCCAAGCTGGGCAACATCGCGGGTGTCCTCATCCGCTCCGGCGAGGTCAAGCGCAACACCAAGGCGCGCCTGGTCCGCGACGGCAAGGTCATCGCGGAGAACCTCAACATCGAGGGTCTGCGTCGCTTCAAGGACGACGTCACCGAGATCCGCGAAGGGTTCGAGGGCGGTATCAACCTCGGCAACTTCAACGACATCAAGGTCGACGACGTCATCGCGACGTACGAGATGCGCGAGAAGCCGCGCGTCTGA
- a CDS encoding DUF503 domain-containing protein — MYVGTLSFDLLLGDVHSLKEKRSLVRPIVAELHRKYAVSVAETGHQDLHRRTEIGLAVVSGDTEHLTDVLDRCERLVAARPEVELLSVRRRLHSDED; from the coding sequence ATGTATGTGGGGACGCTCTCCTTCGACCTGCTCCTCGGCGACGTCCACTCGCTGAAGGAGAAACGCTCACTCGTCCGCCCGATCGTGGCCGAGCTGCACCGCAAGTACGCGGTGAGTGTGGCCGAGACGGGCCACCAGGACCTCCATCGCAGGACCGAGATCGGGCTCGCGGTGGTGTCAGGGGACACGGAGCACCTCACCGACGTACTCGACCGCTGTGAGCGCCTCGTCGCCGCGCGGCCCGAGGTGGAGCTGCTGTCGGTTCGACGCAGGCTCCACAGCGACGAAGACTGA
- the rbfA gene encoding 30S ribosome-binding factor RbfA, protein MADNARAKRLADLIREVVAQKLQRGIKDPRLGSHVTITDTRVTGDLREATVFYTVYGDDEERQEAAAGLESAKGILRSAVGQAAGVKFTPTLTFVADALPDTAKTIEDLLHRARASDEAVREASAGARYAGEADPYRKPGEDEAAEPSAETDGDAKE, encoded by the coding sequence GTGGCCGACAACGCGCGCGCCAAGAGGCTGGCGGACCTCATCCGAGAGGTGGTGGCCCAGAAGCTGCAGCGTGGGATCAAGGACCCGCGGCTCGGCTCGCACGTCACCATCACGGACACCCGGGTCACGGGTGACCTGCGGGAGGCGACCGTCTTCTACACCGTGTACGGGGACGACGAGGAGCGGCAGGAGGCCGCCGCCGGTCTGGAGAGCGCCAAGGGCATCCTGCGCTCCGCCGTCGGCCAGGCCGCCGGCGTGAAGTTCACGCCGACCCTCACCTTCGTCGCCGACGCCCTCCCGGACACCGCGAAGACCATCGAGGACCTCCTCCACCGGGCCCGCGCCTCCGACGAGGCGGTCCGTGAGGCGTCCGCGGGCGCCCGGTACGCGGGCGAGGCCGACCCGTACCGCAAGCCGGGCGAGGACGAGGCGGCCGAGCCGTCCGCCGAGACGGACGGCGACGCCAAGGAATGA
- the truB gene encoding tRNA pseudouridine(55) synthase TruB: MTEKHTTPDGLVIVDKPSGFTSHDVVAKMRGIARTRRVGHAGTLDPMATGVLVLGVEKATKLLGHLALTEKEYLGTIRLGQNTLTDDAEGEITSSTDASGIPREAVDTGVAKLTGAIMQVPSKVSAIKINGVRSYKRAREGEEFEIPARPVTVSSFAVYDVREAVAENGTPVLDLVVSVVCSSGTYIRALARDLGADLGVGGHLTALRRTRVGPYKLDSARTLDQLQQELTVMPVAEAAAAAFPRWDVDTRRAKLLLNGVRLDMPDAYAGKGAVAVYEPGGGFLALVEEHRGKAKSLAIFG, encoded by the coding sequence ATGACCGAGAAGCACACCACGCCCGACGGCCTCGTCATCGTCGACAAGCCGTCGGGCTTCACCTCGCACGACGTCGTCGCGAAGATGCGCGGCATCGCGCGGACCCGCCGCGTCGGGCACGCGGGCACCCTCGACCCGATGGCGACCGGCGTACTGGTCCTCGGCGTCGAGAAGGCCACCAAACTCCTCGGGCATCTGGCGCTCACCGAGAAGGAGTACCTGGGCACCATCCGGCTCGGGCAGAACACCCTCACGGACGACGCCGAGGGCGAGATCACCTCGTCCACCGACGCCTCCGGCATCCCCAGGGAGGCCGTCGACACCGGCGTCGCCAAGCTCACCGGTGCCATCATGCAGGTCCCCTCGAAGGTCAGCGCCATCAAGATCAACGGCGTGCGGTCCTACAAGCGGGCCCGTGAGGGCGAGGAGTTCGAGATCCCGGCCCGCCCGGTCACCGTCTCGTCCTTCGCGGTGTACGACGTCCGTGAGGCGGTCGCCGAGAACGGCACCCCCGTCCTCGACCTCGTCGTCTCCGTCGTCTGCTCGTCCGGCACCTACATCCGGGCCCTCGCCCGCGACCTCGGCGCCGACCTGGGCGTCGGCGGACACCTCACCGCGCTGCGCCGCACCCGCGTCGGCCCCTACAAGCTGGACAGCGCGCGCACCCTCGACCAGCTCCAGCAGGAGCTGACCGTGATGCCCGTCGCCGAGGCCGCCGCGGCCGCGTTCCCCCGCTGGGACGTGGACACCAGACGCGCCAAGCTGCTGCTCAACGGCGTCCGCCTCGACATGCCCGACGCCTACGCGGGCAAGGGCGCGGTGGCCGTCTACGAGCCCGGCGGCGGTTTCCTCGCCCTGGTGGAGGAGCACCGGGGCAAGGCGAAGAGCCTCGCGATCTTCGGCTGA
- a CDS encoding serine protease, with protein MVGQGRSVQRTGGPAGAGALPSPGGGSGDGGSLDDVLVDVRDLAGRPRGTGFVADRHGTVVTGHEAVAGLPRFALLATGGRGCLVAADDVTPLPGLGLALIRTRGLGVEPLPVTVRDRVEAGTYVRLAAGCWREARLLGPCLADAGHHLPYGAMELAIGTAGRDALRAGGGAAGGPVLDARTGAVLGVVATALPYGDRDACFALPLPALPGPLAELLARNAATVPARGPDLNLAGVLELTAASAIRATAGHEGGPSVERAVVAREFDAFLRGPATVLGLVGPPGSGRTAELAALAARLGRGPAPLPVLRLRGADLRTTDDSIADAVGRVLARTADAPAPDRLADVARSAGRPLLLLLDSPEEMPPGPAHRPDAWASGTAHLLARTGARLVVACRAEYWEGTAFPPGVVHRAAGTAAVVRPLSRRSHADLTDGVGLVGRVGLTDGVGLVGHADLTDRVGLVSRVDLTGHGDLMGHGDLVDRVDRVGLALHPGLPPHVRIGGLGAGEARLLRERLGVPDGALAGVDAGHPGVVRALGEVLAAMPGGAVGRVGRVGRDEVFSAYLDLRCLRVAERLAAENGVRGDAVRRLAVKVAGQVHVAARRGLGPGQGQLDRATFEAVFPRGRAPRRLGGGTGWASAVLAEGLLMPVGAGYRFAHEELADWLHGSHLDLNEALHALVHAPGATAHPLPHHRAGPVVEALLLLARRHGAAQLNVKLAELTGALAADPASWWASRLLSETLRRVPDATPYRCVLRELADVVVRERAAEREQAGHRRPGARGAARDLYGPGFWCDLALPAVERFELLRLLVPADGPPQDTDGGPRFLDAVSQALAADPTTVQPLLIRWFDDERPLPATPHADVADAAQALLHTHRRRAPDDLTEALVASAHRRADELLAVLAEDEPSAVCRAVDRWAHDEHPARRAVAATHGLRAAPHLRADADRDLLRRAALALLTHPDDDPAPHGGALALLARDPRTRARHLPDALRQFAAGDPTVAPTALLAALTTHPEPVLDAFRQRLSRPDAGEALRALADVTLPPLADRVAALVREAVRRRPETAPDIAALVARRLDQDHAARAVLLPLTTALLDDGPEEARAALAAVLAAPGTPASRPLRRELLARLLAHERAPAVLATLLHTAAGHGGDDARDLLHRTALLLARTPDGAARLDHALVDLARRVPGFAARMAGWLTGTPHDWADVVTPGTRRMIDNLSEGRVSA; from the coding sequence ATGGTGGGACAGGGGCGGTCCGTACAGCGGACGGGCGGCCCGGCGGGTGCGGGGGCCCTGCCGTCCCCCGGCGGCGGCTCGGGCGACGGGGGCTCGCTCGACGACGTCCTCGTCGACGTCCGTGATCTCGCCGGACGGCCGCGCGGCACCGGGTTCGTCGCCGACCGGCACGGCACCGTCGTCACCGGTCACGAAGCCGTCGCGGGGCTGCCCAGGTTCGCGCTGCTCGCCACCGGGGGACGCGGCTGCCTGGTCGCGGCCGACGACGTCACCCCGCTGCCCGGCCTCGGCCTCGCCCTGATCCGCACCCGGGGGCTCGGTGTCGAGCCGCTGCCGGTCACCGTCCGGGACCGCGTCGAGGCGGGCACCTATGTCCGGCTCGCCGCGGGCTGCTGGCGCGAGGCCCGCCTCCTCGGCCCCTGCCTCGCCGACGCCGGCCACCATCTCCCGTACGGCGCCATGGAGTTGGCCATCGGCACGGCGGGCCGCGACGCGCTGCGGGCGGGCGGCGGAGCGGCCGGAGGCCCGGTGCTCGACGCACGGACGGGCGCGGTCCTCGGCGTCGTCGCGACCGCCCTGCCGTACGGGGACCGCGACGCCTGCTTCGCCCTGCCGCTCCCCGCTCTCCCGGGCCCGCTCGCCGAACTGCTCGCGCGGAACGCGGCGACGGTTCCCGCCCGGGGACCCGACCTCAATCTCGCGGGAGTCCTGGAGCTGACGGCGGCCTCGGCCATCCGCGCGACGGCGGGTCACGAGGGCGGGCCGTCCGTCGAACGGGCCGTGGTGGCAAGGGAGTTCGACGCCTTCCTGCGCGGCCCCGCCACCGTCCTCGGCCTGGTAGGACCGCCCGGCAGCGGCCGGACGGCGGAGCTAGCGGCTCTCGCCGCCCGCCTCGGCCGAGGACCCGCCCCCCTCCCCGTGCTCCGGCTGCGCGGCGCCGACCTGCGGACCACGGACGACTCGATCGCCGACGCGGTGGGGCGCGTCCTGGCACGGACGGCCGACGCCCCCGCCCCCGACCGGCTCGCTGATGTCGCGCGCTCCGCCGGGCGGCCCCTGCTCCTGCTGCTCGACAGCCCCGAGGAGATGCCGCCGGGGCCCGCGCACCGCCCTGACGCCTGGGCGAGCGGGACGGCGCACCTGCTGGCCAGGACGGGGGCGCGGCTGGTGGTGGCGTGCCGGGCCGAGTACTGGGAGGGGACGGCGTTCCCACCGGGCGTGGTGCACCGCGCGGCCGGGACGGCGGCGGTGGTACGGCCGCTGTCCCGCCGTTCCCACGCGGATCTCACGGACGGTGTGGGGCTGGTGGGCCGCGTGGGTCTCACGGACGGTGTGGGGCTGGTGGGCCACGCGGATCTCACGGATCGCGTGGGGCTGGTGAGTCGCGTGGATCTCACGGGCCATGGGGATCTCATGGGCCATGGGGATCTCGTGGACCGAGTGGATCGCGTGGGGCTCGCGCTTCACCCCGGTCTTCCGCCCCATGTGCGCATCGGAGGGCTCGGCGCGGGGGAGGCGCGGCTGCTGCGGGAGCGCCTCGGGGTGCCTGACGGCGCGCTCGCGGGCGTCGACGCCGGGCATCCCGGGGTGGTGCGGGCGCTCGGTGAGGTGCTGGCCGCGATGCCGGGCGGGGCGGTCGGACGGGTGGGACGCGTGGGACGCGACGAGGTGTTCTCGGCCTATCTGGATCTGCGGTGCCTGCGGGTCGCGGAGCGGCTCGCCGCCGAGAACGGGGTGCGCGGTGACGCCGTGCGCCGGCTCGCCGTCAAGGTCGCCGGGCAGGTGCACGTGGCCGCCCGGCGCGGTCTCGGGCCCGGCCAGGGCCAGTTGGACCGGGCGACCTTCGAGGCGGTGTTCCCGCGCGGGCGCGCGCCGCGCCGGCTGGGCGGCGGCACCGGCTGGGCGTCCGCCGTCCTCGCGGAGGGGCTGCTGATGCCGGTCGGCGCCGGATACCGGTTCGCGCACGAGGAGTTGGCCGACTGGCTGCACGGCAGCCACCTCGACCTGAACGAGGCCCTGCACGCCCTCGTCCACGCCCCCGGCGCCACCGCCCACCCGCTGCCGCACCATCGCGCCGGCCCGGTCGTCGAGGCCCTGCTCCTGCTGGCCCGTCGCCACGGTGCCGCACAACTGAACGTGAAACTGGCTGAGTTGACGGGCGCGCTGGCCGCTGACCCCGCCTCCTGGTGGGCGTCCCGGCTCCTCTCCGAGACCCTGCGCCGGGTACCGGACGCCACGCCGTACCGGTGCGTCCTGCGGGAGTTGGCGGACGTCGTCGTCAGGGAGAGGGCGGCGGAACGGGAACAGGCAGGACACCGCAGGCCGGGGGCGCGGGGAGCGGCCCGTGACCTCTACGGGCCCGGCTTCTGGTGCGACCTCGCCCTCCCCGCCGTCGAACGGTTCGAGCTGCTGCGGCTGCTCGTACCCGCCGACGGGCCCCCGCAGGACACCGACGGCGGACCACGGTTCCTCGACGCCGTCTCCCAGGCGCTCGCCGCCGACCCCACCACCGTCCAGCCGCTGCTCATCCGCTGGTTCGACGACGAGCGGCCGCTGCCCGCGACCCCGCACGCCGACGTCGCCGACGCCGCGCAGGCGCTGCTGCACACCCACCGGCGGCGGGCCCCCGACGACCTGACCGAAGCGCTCGTGGCGTCCGCGCACCGCAGGGCCGACGAACTCCTCGCCGTCCTCGCCGAGGACGAACCGTCGGCCGTCTGCCGTGCCGTCGACCGCTGGGCCCACGACGAACACCCCGCCCGGCGGGCCGTAGCCGCCACCCACGGGCTGCGCGCCGCCCCGCACCTGCGCGCCGACGCCGACCGCGACCTCCTGCGCCGCGCGGCCCTCGCCCTCCTCACCCACCCCGACGACGACCCCGCCCCGCACGGCGGAGCGCTCGCACTGCTGGCCCGCGACCCGCGCACCCGCGCCCGCCATCTCCCCGACGCCCTGCGGCAGTTCGCGGCCGGCGACCCGACCGTCGCGCCCACCGCCCTGCTCGCCGCCCTCACCACCCACCCCGAGCCCGTCCTCGACGCGTTCAGGCAACGGCTGAGCCGACCGGACGCGGGCGAGGCCCTGCGCGCTCTCGCCGACGTCACCCTGCCCCCGCTGGCCGACCGGGTCGCCGCCCTGGTGCGCGAGGCCGTCCGACGGCGCCCGGAGACCGCCCCCGACATCGCCGCCCTCGTCGCCCGCCGCCTCGACCAGGACCACGCCGCCCGCGCCGTCCTCCTCCCGCTCACCACCGCACTCCTCGACGACGGCCCCGAAGAGGCCAGGGCCGCGCTCGCCGCCGTCCTCGCCGCACCCGGCACCCCCGCGTCCCGCCCGCTGCGCCGCGAACTCCTCGCCCGGCTGCTCGCCCACGAACGCGCGCCCGCCGTCCTCGCCACCCTCCTGCACACCGCGGCCGGCCACGGCGGCGACGACGCCCGCGACCTCCTGCACCGCACCGCCCTGCTCCTGGCCCGCACCCCCGACGGCGCGGCCCGCCTCGACCACGCCCTGGTCGACCTGGCCCGGCGGGTCCCCGGCTTCGCCGCCCGGATGGCGGGCTGGCTGACCGGCACCCCGCACGACTGGGCCGACGTCGTGACACCCGGCACCCGCCGCATGATCGACAACCTGTCCGAAGGACGTGTGTCGGCGTGA